A window of Cryptomeria japonica chromosome 3, Sugi_1.0, whole genome shotgun sequence contains these coding sequences:
- the LOC131029203 gene encoding transmembrane 9 superfamily member 7, with protein sequence MAVMKLVIWISIVVVLLLRAECFYLPGVAPRDFKKGDTLQVKVNKLASTRTQLPYEYYSLPYCHPKKIVDSSENLGEVLRGDRIENSPFMFKMRESRLCNVVCKTKFDASGVKNFKEKIDDDYRVNMILDNLPVAVARLRSDAGQSPSYEHGFRVGFKASLSGSSEERYFIHNHLSFVVSFHKDLETDYARIVGFEVAPYSVKHEYEKPWNDEKPHLTTCDPNTKRTVSNTDIPQEVVEDTEIIFTYDVSFQDSPVKWASRWDTYLLMTDDQIHWFSIINSLMIVLFLSGMVAMIMMRTLYRDISKYNQLETQDEAQEETGWKLVHGDVFRAPAHASLLCVYVGTGVQFFGMTLVTMIFAMFGFLSPSNRGGLMTAMLLLWVFMGLFAGYCSSRLYKMFKGTEWRKNTLKTAFLFPGIVFCIFFVLNTLIWGEKSSGAVPFGTMFALVALWFGISVPLVFVGSYFGYKKPAIEDPVKTNKIPRQIPEQAWYMRPFFSILIGGILPFGAVFIELFFILTSIWLHQFYYIFGFLFLVFVILIVTCAEITIVLCYFQLCSEDYHWWWRSYLTAGSSAFYLFLYATFYFFTKLEITKLVSGILYFGYMTIISYAFFVLTGTIGFYACFWFVQLIYSSVKID encoded by the exons GGTGATACGCTACAGGTCAAAGTAAACAAGTTGGCTTCTACAAGGACTCAACTTCCTTATGAGTACTATTCTCTGCCATATTGTCATCcaaagaagattgttgattcttCAGAAAATCTTGGTGAAGTTCTTCGAGGTGATCGCATTGAAAATTCTCCTTTTATG TTTAAAATGAGAGAAAGTAgactttgcaatgttgtttgtaagACTAAATTTGATGCAAGCGGAGTAAAGAATTTCAAGGAGAAGATTGATGATGACTATCGTGTGAATAT GATTTTGGATAATCTCCCGGTGGCAGTTGCTAGATTGAGATCTGATGCAGGTCAGTCTCCTTCTTATGAGCATGGCTTTAGGGTTGGATTTAAAGCAAGCCTCAGCGGG AGTTCTGAAGAGAGATATTTCATTCACAATCATTTATCTTTTGTCGTGTCTTTTCATAAGGATCTTGAGACAGATTATGCACGTATTGTAGGATTCGAAGTCGCACCATACAG TGTGAAGCATGAGTATGAGAAACCATGGAATGATGAAAAGCCCCATTTGACAACATGTGATCCGAATACTAAACGTACAGTTTCAAATACTGATATACCCCAGGAAGTGGTGGAAGACACCGAAATCATTTTTACTTATGATGTTTCATTCCAG GATAGCCCTGTGAAATGGGCATCTCGTTGGGATACATACCTTCTCATGACAGATGATCAGATCCATTGGTTCTCTATCATTAATTCTTTGATGATTGTATTATTTCTTTCTGGAATGGTTGCAATGATAATGATGCGAACATTATACCGAGATATCTCAAAGTACAATCAATTAGAAACACAGGATGAAGCGCAAGAGGAAACAGGTTGGAAGTTGGTTCATGGAGATGTATTTAGAGCTCCTGCCCATGCAAGCTTACTGTGTGTTTATGTGGGAACTGGAGTACAATTTTTTGGGATGACCCTTGTCACAATGATTTTTGCAATGTTTGGTTTCCTTTCCCCATCAAATCGTGGAGGTCTCATGACGGCTATGCTTCTTTTGTGGGTATTCATGGGTTTGTTTGCTGGGTACTGCTCTTCTCGTCTTTATAAGATGTTCAAAGGCACAGAATGGAGAAAGAATACACTCAAGACAGCCTTCTTGTTTCCAGGCATTGTATTTTGCATTTTCTTTGTACTGAACACGTTGATATGGGGTGAGAAATCATCAGGTGCCGTTCCTTTTGGTACCATGTTTGCTTTGGTTGCTCTCTGGTTTGGAATTTCTGTTCCATTGGTCTTTGTGGGTAGTTACTTTGGGTACAAGAAACCTGCAATTGAGGATCCAGTGAAAACCAATAAGATCCCCCGTCAGATTCCAGAACAAGCTTGGTACATGCGGCCGTTTTTCTCTATACTCATTGGAGGCATTTTGCCTTTTGGTGCTGTTTTTATTGAACTATTCTTCATCTTAACTTCTATATGGCTGCATCAGTTCTACTACATCTTCGGGTTTCTGTTCCTCGTCTTTGTGATTCTTATTGTCACATGTGCAGAGATAACCATTGTCCTATGCTACTTTCAGTTGTGCAGTGAAGATTATCACTGGTGGTGGAGATCTTATTTGACTGCAGGCTCTTCAGCCTTTTATTTGTTTCTATATGCCACATTCTATTTCTTCACCAAGCTGGAGATCACAAAGCTTGTTTCTGGGATTTTGTATTTTGGTTACATGACGATCATTTCATATGCATTCTTTGTATTGACTGGAACAATAGGTTTCTATGCTTGCTTCTGGTTCGTGCAGCTGATATACTCATCAGTGAAGATTGACTGA